CGATTTGGCTGCAACAGTAGCCGACACTGAGGTGCCAATGGAGCAGGTAGGTTCTGCCCTGGTAGGTGCAGACAAGTATGGCTATGTATTGCCATTCGAGTTTATCTCTGTATTCCTGTTGGCATGTATCATCGGTGGTATCTTAATCGCAAGAAAGGAGGATAAGAAATGATTCCAGTACAGTATTTCTTCGTGCTTTCAGCACTCTTGTTCTTCATCGGAGTATATGGCTTCTGTACACGTCGTAACCTCGTTGCTATGCTCATCTCCATCGAGCTTGTATTGAATGCAGCCGATCTGAACTTCGCTGTGTTCAACCGCATTCTCTTCCCAGGACAGTTGGAAGGTTTCTTCTTCACATTGTTCTCTATCGGAGTAGCAGCAGCCGAGACAGCCGTAGCGCTCGCAATAATTATTAACGTTTACCGCAACTATCACAGTGACCAGGTGAACAGTATTGAAAACATGAAATTCTAATTAAGACAATGAATTACAGTTATGCATTTTTGATACTTCTTCTCCCATTCCTGAGCTTCCTGGTTCTGGGACTTGCGGGTATGAAGATGAAAAAGCAGGTAGCAGCCATCATCGGTACCATCCTGATGGGTTGTGTATTCGGTCTGTCTATTTATACAGCATACGAATATTTCTTTGCTATCGGCCGTGATGCTTCAACAGGTTTGTATCCAACTGTTGACTCATTCAATTTTACTTGGTTGAAGTTTACTGAGTTGCTGACTTTCAACATTGGTTTCCGTCTGACACCAATCTCTGTATTGATGCTCATCGTGATTACCACCGTCAGCTTCATGGTTCACATCTACAGTTTCGGTTATATGGCTGAGCGTGATGAGAATTACAAGGTTGAGGGTTATGAAAAGGGTATGCAGCGTTTCTACGCTTACCTCAGCCTCTTCACCATGTCTATGTTGGGTCTGGTAGTAGCTACCAATATTTTCCAGATGTATCTTTTCTGGGAGTTGGTGGGTGTCTGCTCATACTTGCTTATTGGTTTCTATTATCCAAAGCATGCAGCAGTACATGCCAGCAAGAAGGCGTTCATCGTAACTCGTTTCGCTGACCTCTTCTTCCTCATTGGTATCTTGTTCTACAGCTTCTATGTAGGTACATTCAACTATGACTTGAATGCTCAGCCTGAACTTCAGAGTTCTTTGGCTGGTGCGGCATGGGTAATGCCAGCAGCATTGTTCCTTATGTTCATCGGTGGTGCAGGTAAGAGTGCGATGTTCCCATTGCACATCTGGTTGCCAGATGCAATGGAGGGTCCAACTCCTGTTTCTGCGTTGATTCACGCTGCTACCATGGTTGTAGCTGGTGTTTATCAGGTAGCCAGCCTCTTCCCAATCTGGGTAGAGTATGCTCCTAACACACTTCACTATGTAGCTTATATTGCAGCTTTCACAGCATTCTATGCAGCAGCAGTAGCTTGCTGCCAGCGCGATATCAAGCGTGGTTTGGCTTTCTCTACTATTTCTCAGATTGCTTACATGCTCGTTGCACTGGGTGTTTGCTTTGCTGTAGATAACCATCATGGTGGTTTGGGTTACATGGCTGGTATCTTCCACTTGTTTACTCATGCTATGTTCAAGGCCTTGTTGTTCCTCTGCTCTGGTGCTATCATCGTCATCATCGGCAGCAACTTCAAGGAGTACATGGGCGGTTTGCACAAGTACATGCCTATTACCAACATCTGCTTCCTCATCGGTTGCTTGGCGATTGCAGGTATTCCTCCATTCGCAGGTTTCTTCTCTAAGGATGAGATCATTACTGCTTGCTTCCAGTTCTCTCCATTCATGGGCTGGTTTATGACAGTGGTAGCTGGTATGACAGCATTCTATATGTTCCGTCTTTACTATGTTATCTTCTGGGGTCAGAGCTATTATGAGTTGGACCCAGAGAACCGTCGTAAACCTCAGGAAGTTCCTTTTGTAATGTGGGGTCCATTGGTATTCCTCGCAGCAATCTCTTGTGTTTGCGGTATGATTCCTTTCGGTCACTTCGTTTCTGCTACAGGTCAGAGCTATGATATTCACATCGATACTCAGGTAGCTTGCACCTCTATCGTTGTTGCTATTATCGGTATTGCTCTTGCTACTTATATGTATGCACCAAAGAAGACTCCATTAGCAGACGGTTTGGCTAAGAAGATGCCTAAGTTGCACAAGGCAGCCTTGAATCGTTTCTATATTGATGATGCTTGGCAGTTCTTTACACATAAGATTGTCTTTGGTTTGTTCTCAAAGCCTATTGCATGGTTCGACCGTCGTGTCATCGATGGTACCTTCAATTTCATGGCTTGGGGTGCACAGGAGGCAGGCGAGACTATCCGTCCATGGCAGAGTGGCGATGTACGCAGCTATGCTATCTGGTTCCTTACTGGTACAGTAGCGTTGACTTTGTGTCTGCTCGCTCTTCTTTAATTAAAGTCTCACAATTAAGTAAATAGAAAAGAAATGAATTTAAGTATATTCGTCATAGTACCACTCCTGATGTTGCTCGGCCTTTGGTTGGCTCGCAACGACAAGCAGGTTCGTGGTGTGATGGTAGCAGGTGCCAGCGTGTTGCTTGGCCTCTCCATCTATTTGGTGTTTGCATTTCTCGAGGCTCGTGAGACAATGCCAGCAGACCAGGTTCCTATGCTCTTCACTTACAGTGTGCCTTGGTTTGAACCATTGCACATCAACTATTCACTCGGTGTGGATGGTATTTCTGTAGTGATGCTTCTCTTGACTTCCATCATTGTGTTCACCGGTACATTTGCTTCTTGGCAGATGGAGCCAATGAAGAAGGAATACTTCCTCTGGTTCACTCTCTTGAGCATCGGTGTATATGGTTTCTTCATCTCTGTCGACATGTTCACCATGTTCATGTTCTATGAGGTTGCGCTGATTCCTATGTATCTCCTCATCGGTGTATGGGGTAGTGGTGCAAAGGAGTATTCTGCTATGAAGTTGACTTTGATGTTGATGGGTGGTTCTGCTCTTTTGATTATCGGTATCTTGGGTATCTACTTCTACAGTGGTGCTCAGACATTCGAAATCCTGGATATCGCTCACCATACCCATGGTGCTCACGCTATTCCTGAGAGCGTTCAGAATGTATTCTTCCCATTGCTCTTCATCGGTTTCGGTATTCTTGGAGCTTTGTTCCCATTCCATACATGGTCTCCTGATGGTCACGCAAGTGCGCCAACAGCCGTATCTATGTTGCATGCCGGTGTATTGATGAAGTTGGGTGGTTATGGTTGCTTCCGTATCGCTATGTTCCTTTTGCCAGCAGCTACTCATGGTTTCTGGATTAAGGTATTCTTGGTATTGACAACCATCTCAATCGTTTATG
This is a stretch of genomic DNA from Segatella hominis. It encodes these proteins:
- the nuoK gene encoding NADH-quinone oxidoreductase subunit NuoK: MIPVQYFFVLSALLFFIGVYGFCTRRNLVAMLISIELVLNAADLNFAVFNRILFPGQLEGFFFTLFSIGVAAAETAVALAIIINVYRNYHSDQVNSIENMKF
- the nuoL gene encoding NADH-quinone oxidoreductase subunit L gives rise to the protein MNYSYAFLILLLPFLSFLVLGLAGMKMKKQVAAIIGTILMGCVFGLSIYTAYEYFFAIGRDASTGLYPTVDSFNFTWLKFTELLTFNIGFRLTPISVLMLIVITTVSFMVHIYSFGYMAERDENYKVEGYEKGMQRFYAYLSLFTMSMLGLVVATNIFQMYLFWELVGVCSYLLIGFYYPKHAAVHASKKAFIVTRFADLFFLIGILFYSFYVGTFNYDLNAQPELQSSLAGAAWVMPAALFLMFIGGAGKSAMFPLHIWLPDAMEGPTPVSALIHAATMVVAGVYQVASLFPIWVEYAPNTLHYVAYIAAFTAFYAAAVACCQRDIKRGLAFSTISQIAYMLVALGVCFAVDNHHGGLGYMAGIFHLFTHAMFKALLFLCSGAIIVIIGSNFKEYMGGLHKYMPITNICFLIGCLAIAGIPPFAGFFSKDEIITACFQFSPFMGWFMTVVAGMTAFYMFRLYYVIFWGQSYYELDPENRRKPQEVPFVMWGPLVFLAAISCVCGMIPFGHFVSATGQSYDIHIDTQVACTSIVVAIIGIALATYMYAPKKTPLADGLAKKMPKLHKAALNRFYIDDAWQFFTHKIVFGLFSKPIAWFDRRVIDGTFNFMAWGAQEAGETIRPWQSGDVRSYAIWFLTGTVALTLCLLALL
- a CDS encoding complex I subunit 4 family protein; this translates as MNLSIFVIVPLLMLLGLWLARNDKQVRGVMVAGASVLLGLSIYLVFAFLEARETMPADQVPMLFTYSVPWFEPLHINYSLGVDGISVVMLLLTSIIVFTGTFASWQMEPMKKEYFLWFTLLSIGVYGFFISVDMFTMFMFYEVALIPMYLLIGVWGSGAKEYSAMKLTLMLMGGSALLIIGILGIYFYSGAQTFEILDIAHHTHGAHAIPESVQNVFFPLLFIGFGILGALFPFHTWSPDGHASAPTAVSMLHAGVLMKLGGYGCFRIAMFLLPAATHGFWIKVFLVLTTISIVYGALSACVQTDLKYINAYSSVSHCGMVLFALCMMTQTAATGAILQMLSHGLMTALFFAVIGMIYHQAGTRDVRYLGGLMKIIPFLSVGYAVAGLANLGLPGFSGFVAEMTIFVGSFQNADMFHRVCTIIACTSIVVTAVYILRCVGKILYQKVPNPKLEKLHDATWDERIAVAGLIACVAGLGMFPLWAEEIIMDAVGPIFSVIM